A genome region from Urocitellus parryii isolate mUroPar1 chromosome X, mUroPar1.hap1, whole genome shotgun sequence includes the following:
- the Tceal9 gene encoding transcription elongation factor A protein-like 9 encodes MKPCQKIEEKPDNENDPKLEEEPKPEEKPEEEDEPEEEENAEETFRERLIQSLQDFKEDIHNRHLSNEDMFREVDEVDEIRRVRNKLIVMRWKVNRNHPYPYLM; translated from the coding sequence ATGAAACCCTgtcagaaaattgaagaaaaaccAGACAATGAGAATGATCCAAAGCTGGAGGAAGAGCCAAAGCCTGAGGAAAAGCCAGAGGAAGAGGATGAaccagaggaggaggaaaacGCAGAAGAAACTTTTAGAGAAAGGCTGATTCAATCTCTCCAGGAttttaaagaagatatacatAACAGGCATTTGAGCAATGAGGATATGTTTAGGGAAGTGGATGAAGTAGATGAGATAAGGAGAGTAAGAAACAAACTTATAGTGATGCGTTGGAAGGTCAATAGAAACCATCCTTACCCTTATTTGATGTAG